Proteins co-encoded in one Halodesulfovibrio sp. MK-HDV genomic window:
- the ribD gene encoding bifunctional diaminohydroxyphosphoribosylaminopyrimidine deaminase/5-amino-6-(5-phosphoribosylamino)uracil reductase RibD encodes MQHPNAHFMRRAIALAENGRGAAAPNPTVGAVLVQHGQIVAEGYHTACGQPHAEIECLRDAVEKGISPQNCSMYVTLEPCNHYGKTPPCSKAILEAGIKRVVIGLLDPNPKAKGGAEFLRENGVYVETGMLEEECRELVSDFLTWVQTPFPFTTLKLASTLDGKIATRTGHSQWISGEESRKRVHELRKKVDAVIVGGGTFYADNPQLTCRLEGVEQQPFAVIVTKRLPENPAQFTLLQDRPEQVIFWTNEKSALSEAASKLQSLGCSVKGLPEQDGKLDLAAGLAWLRQEKNCHYTLCEGGGKLALSLLENNLVNEFQLHMAPKIVGDHSAPDIFSGRTIATMDEALRLRIINTELSGEDVILTLRRQEI; translated from the coding sequence ATGCAGCATCCTAACGCCCATTTTATGCGTCGGGCAATTGCCCTTGCAGAAAACGGACGCGGCGCAGCAGCACCTAACCCGACGGTAGGTGCTGTGTTGGTTCAGCACGGACAAATTGTTGCTGAAGGGTACCATACTGCTTGTGGACAACCACATGCAGAAATTGAATGCCTCAGGGACGCTGTAGAAAAAGGCATTTCTCCCCAAAACTGCTCAATGTACGTAACGCTTGAACCGTGTAACCACTACGGTAAAACACCACCTTGCTCTAAAGCCATTTTAGAAGCCGGTATTAAGCGTGTTGTTATCGGACTTCTGGATCCGAATCCGAAAGCTAAAGGTGGTGCAGAGTTCTTACGCGAAAACGGGGTTTATGTTGAAACCGGAATGCTGGAAGAAGAATGCCGCGAACTCGTGTCAGACTTCCTCACATGGGTTCAGACCCCCTTCCCGTTTACTACATTGAAACTCGCTTCAACATTAGACGGCAAAATTGCCACCCGCACGGGACACTCCCAGTGGATAAGTGGTGAAGAATCTCGCAAACGAGTTCATGAGCTAAGAAAAAAAGTTGATGCAGTAATCGTGGGCGGAGGAACCTTCTACGCAGACAATCCTCAGCTGACCTGTCGTCTTGAAGGCGTTGAGCAACAGCCGTTCGCAGTAATAGTCACGAAGCGTCTGCCCGAAAACCCTGCGCAATTCACCCTTCTGCAAGATCGCCCAGAGCAAGTTATTTTCTGGACAAACGAAAAATCAGCCTTATCTGAAGCAGCAAGCAAGTTGCAATCGTTAGGCTGTTCTGTGAAAGGTTTACCCGAACAAGACGGCAAACTCGACCTTGCTGCGGGGCTCGCTTGGCTGCGTCAGGAAAAAAACTGCCACTACACCCTTTGCGAAGGCGGGGGAAAATTGGCATTATCGCTTCTTGAGAACAATCTCGTAAACGAATTTCAGTTGCATATGGCTCCAAAAATTGTCGGAGATCACAGCGCACCCGATATATTTTCTGGTAGAACCATAGCAACCATGGATGAAGCGCTCCGCTTACGAATTATAAATACGGAACTTAGCGGCGAAGATGTTATACTGACATTACGCCGACAGGAAATTTAG
- a CDS encoding cytidine/deoxycytidylate deaminase family protein, translating into MQQRLPWPQYFMDITYMVAERSTCIRRKVGAIAVKDKRILATGYNGAPANTSHCLDIGCLREELGIPSGQRHEMCRGLHAEQNVIIQAAVHGVSLDGAEIYCTTMPCLICTKMLLNCGIKAVYYVEGYNDELAAGMVKEAGVPFIKIDHVVRGVNAAS; encoded by the coding sequence ATGCAACAGAGACTTCCTTGGCCTCAATATTTTATGGATATCACCTATATGGTTGCTGAGCGCTCCACCTGCATTCGCCGTAAAGTCGGCGCAATTGCAGTTAAAGATAAGCGCATCCTTGCAACCGGCTATAACGGTGCACCTGCTAACACATCTCATTGTCTCGATATTGGGTGTCTTCGTGAAGAACTTGGCATTCCTTCCGGTCAACGACATGAAATGTGTCGAGGTCTCCATGCAGAGCAGAATGTAATTATTCAGGCAGCTGTCCACGGAGTATCACTCGATGGAGCAGAAATTTACTGCACCACCATGCCGTGCCTCATCTGTACAAAAATGCTCCTCAACTGCGGCATCAAAGCCGTTTACTATGTTGAGGGATACAATGATGAACTTGCCGCAGGTATGGTAAAAGAAGCCGGTGTGCCATTCATTAAAATTGACCACGTAGTTCGAGGCGTCAATGCAGCATCCTAA
- a CDS encoding DUF697 domain-containing protein codes for MHSKIKIILIILCGVISIALGSLLLSGIRAIADIFAYIDPAYVPFVFWSLTVLGLGLLGYAGLSLFVFPKPLIIPQDPTEDQIQEYRRAYVERLQRNPFLKTQLAPCKTEQEIKDGIAALETEANRLIEETSKRVFIGTATAQNGKLDTLIVFALITHLIYKITKLYAQRPHMSDLVTLYKNVAATAFFAGAIEDIVVEEYTQQIVGPLVATSVMGSVPGAQAVASVVTASILDGSMNSLLTIRCGIIARDFMSIYTDDDVLSKKEIRKSATREAAAMFMRTSGDTISTVAQLLISGASKTVKRSMAKAWDAVRNIGSSSKSSADENTEECRDTSEPTKEKKLILRSARECVSNTTDKIVSGASSTGKTITQASKSAACGVATGVTTVTSTAARGVTAAASTATKGVSTAAGCAGKGISATANTVTGGISIVASAATSAASSATSGISSAASSTANGLQSVGKKTVSAVTNADATVKRGVKKSGAKISSAAGKTKKVLTSPFAKKKRKKNNSSSSE; via the coding sequence ATGCATTCAAAAATCAAAATTATTCTCATCATTCTTTGCGGTGTAATTTCCATCGCCCTTGGTTCTTTGTTGCTTTCCGGCATCCGTGCTATCGCTGACATTTTTGCATACATCGACCCAGCATATGTGCCATTTGTATTCTGGTCACTAACCGTACTTGGGCTGGGATTACTTGGCTACGCAGGTCTGTCTTTATTTGTCTTTCCCAAACCACTTATTATTCCACAAGACCCGACGGAAGATCAAATTCAAGAATATCGCCGTGCGTATGTTGAACGCTTACAGCGCAACCCGTTTCTTAAAACACAGTTAGCCCCATGTAAAACAGAGCAGGAAATTAAAGACGGTATTGCGGCACTTGAAACTGAGGCAAACCGCTTAATTGAAGAAACGTCTAAACGAGTCTTTATCGGCACTGCAACAGCACAAAACGGCAAGCTTGACACACTTATTGTGTTCGCGCTCATCACACATCTAATCTATAAAATTACAAAGTTATATGCGCAGCGTCCGCATATGAGCGACCTTGTAACACTTTATAAAAATGTTGCCGCTACCGCCTTCTTTGCTGGTGCAATAGAAGATATTGTTGTGGAAGAATATACACAGCAAATAGTTGGACCACTTGTCGCGACATCAGTGATGGGAAGTGTTCCGGGAGCACAGGCCGTCGCTTCCGTTGTAACTGCATCAATTCTTGATGGCTCCATGAACTCACTGTTGACCATACGTTGCGGTATTATCGCCCGTGATTTTATGAGCATTTACACAGACGACGATGTACTGAGCAAAAAAGAAATACGTAAATCGGCCACGCGGGAAGCCGCAGCAATGTTTATGCGCACTTCTGGCGACACAATCTCCACTGTTGCACAGTTACTTATTTCCGGCGCGTCCAAAACTGTAAAACGAAGTATGGCAAAAGCATGGGATGCTGTCCGTAACATCGGCTCTTCTTCTAAATCATCTGCTGATGAAAACACAGAAGAATGCCGCGACACATCTGAACCAACTAAAGAAAAAAAACTGATCCTTCGTTCAGCTCGTGAATGTGTTTCAAACACGACTGATAAGATTGTGTCTGGAGCATCTTCCACAGGAAAAACGATTACGCAGGCATCAAAGAGTGCTGCATGTGGTGTGGCAACAGGCGTTACAACTGTAACATCCACTGCCGCACGAGGTGTTACCGCCGCTGCAAGTACAGCAACCAAAGGGGTTTCTACTGCCGCAGGTTGTGCAGGCAAAGGCATATCTGCCACAGCAAATACCGTAACCGGTGGAATCTCAATAGTAGCGTCAGCTGCGACTTCTGCTGCTAGCTCCGCAACAAGCGGAATCAGCTCTGCGGCATCATCGACAGCAAACGGGCTACAATCTGTTGGTAAAAAAACAGTCAGTGCTGTTACAAATGCTGACGCAACCGTGAAACGCGGTGTAAAAAAA
- the leuS gene encoding leucine--tRNA ligase, with product MKYDPQAIETKWQQTWATNGDFHTDHTSDKPKHYVLEMFPYPSGNIHMGHVRNYSLGDVVARFMRMKGKNVMHPMGWDAFGLPAENAAIKNNIHPAKWTHSNIDNMRTQLSRLGYSFDWRRELATCDKEYYRWEQVFFLKFLEKGLLYRKRQAQNWCPTCNTVLANEQVEDGLCWRCDTVVEQRDLAQWFLRITDYAEELLADLEKLKGGWPDRVISMQENWIGKSIGAEITFTVEDSEETIPVFTTRPDTVFGVSFMSLAPEHPMVEKLIEGKEQADDVRAFVKRITSMDRIERTSDNLEKEGIFTGAYCINPVNGAKVPVYVANFVLVDYGTGAVMAVPAHDQRDFEFARKYDLPLQVVIQPEGEELDPATMTEAISAPGMMVNSGEFTGITNEEGKDKVAVWLQENNCGEKTINYRLRDWNISRQRYWGAPIPVVYCDACGIVPEKEENLPIELPLNVQTREDGRSPLPDTPEFVNCTCPKCGLPARRETDTMDTFVESSWYFARYTDAQNHDAPFTPEALEYWAPVDQYIGGVEHAILHLLYARFFTKALRDCGYLTFDEPFANLLTQGMVLMDGSKMSKSKGNVVDPTDMIARYGADTVRLFCLFAAPPERDFEWSETGIDGSYRFVNRIWRLIEELEGELITVAPCSSTADDCTSKEAKGIRLKEHETVKKAGDDIEQRFQFNTAISAVMELVNELYLAKDALKGDEKGRKVLSSAISTVINLMSPFTPHLCEEIWEQLGHKERLVHALWPTYSEEAMVKDVLTVVVQVNGKVRARLEVPASAGKDEVEELAKNDVNVQKHVEGKTIRKVIVIPGKLVNIVAN from the coding sequence ATGAAATACGATCCGCAAGCCATAGAAACTAAGTGGCAGCAAACTTGGGCTACCAACGGCGATTTCCACACCGATCATACTTCGGACAAACCTAAACACTATGTGTTGGAAATGTTCCCGTACCCTTCCGGCAACATCCACATGGGTCATGTTCGTAACTACTCCCTCGGTGATGTTGTAGCACGTTTCATGCGTATGAAAGGCAAAAACGTAATGCACCCTATGGGCTGGGATGCTTTCGGTCTTCCTGCAGAAAACGCAGCTATCAAAAACAACATCCACCCTGCAAAGTGGACTCACTCCAACATCGACAACATGCGTACCCAGCTTTCACGCCTTGGTTACTCATTCGACTGGCGCCGTGAGCTTGCTACCTGCGACAAAGAATACTACCGCTGGGAACAAGTATTCTTCCTCAAATTTCTTGAAAAAGGTCTGCTCTACCGTAAGCGTCAGGCTCAGAACTGGTGTCCTACTTGTAACACCGTTCTTGCTAACGAACAGGTAGAAGACGGCCTTTGCTGGCGTTGTGACACTGTTGTTGAACAGCGTGACCTCGCACAGTGGTTCCTTAGAATTACTGACTACGCCGAAGAACTGCTTGCCGACCTTGAAAAGCTTAAAGGCGGCTGGCCTGATCGCGTTATTTCCATGCAGGAAAACTGGATCGGCAAATCTATCGGTGCTGAAATTACGTTCACCGTTGAAGATTCTGAAGAAACTATTCCAGTCTTCACCACCCGTCCGGATACCGTTTTCGGTGTTTCTTTCATGAGTCTTGCACCAGAACACCCAATGGTGGAAAAGCTCATTGAAGGTAAAGAACAGGCTGATGATGTACGAGCATTCGTAAAACGCATCACCAGCATGGATCGCATCGAACGTACCTCTGACAACCTCGAAAAAGAAGGTATCTTCACCGGCGCTTACTGCATCAACCCAGTAAACGGCGCTAAAGTTCCTGTATACGTTGCTAACTTTGTTCTCGTTGATTACGGCACAGGCGCTGTTATGGCTGTACCTGCACACGATCAGCGTGACTTTGAATTTGCTCGCAAATACGACCTTCCACTTCAGGTAGTTATTCAGCCAGAAGGTGAAGAGCTTGATCCTGCCACCATGACCGAAGCAATCTCTGCACCGGGCATGATGGTAAACTCCGGTGAGTTCACAGGCATTACCAACGAAGAAGGTAAAGACAAGGTTGCGGTTTGGTTGCAGGAAAACAACTGCGGCGAAAAAACTATCAACTACCGTCTGCGTGACTGGAATATCTCCCGTCAGCGTTACTGGGGTGCTCCAATCCCTGTGGTATACTGTGATGCATGTGGCATTGTTCCTGAAAAAGAAGAGAATCTTCCTATCGAACTGCCATTGAACGTACAGACTCGTGAAGATGGTCGCTCCCCGCTTCCTGACACTCCAGAGTTTGTAAACTGCACCTGCCCTAAATGTGGCCTGCCAGCACGTCGCGAAACAGACACCATGGATACTTTCGTAGAATCCTCATGGTACTTTGCACGCTACACTGACGCACAGAACCACGATGCTCCGTTTACTCCGGAAGCTCTCGAATACTGGGCACCAGTTGATCAGTACATCGGCGGTGTTGAGCACGCAATTCTTCACCTTCTCTACGCACGCTTCTTCACAAAAGCACTGCGTGACTGCGGTTACCTGACCTTTGACGAACCATTTGCAAACCTGCTCACTCAGGGCATGGTACTTATGGATGGTTCTAAAATGTCCAAGTCTAAAGGCAACGTAGTTGACCCGACTGACATGATCGCACGTTACGGCGCAGATACTGTTCGTCTGTTCTGCCTCTTCGCAGCACCACCAGAACGTGACTTCGAATGGTCTGAAACCGGCATTGACGGTTCTTACCGCTTCGTAAACCGCATTTGGCGTCTTATTGAAGAACTCGAAGGCGAATTGATCACTGTTGCACCTTGTTCTTCCACTGCTGACGATTGCACAAGCAAAGAAGCAAAAGGCATTCGTCTCAAAGAGCACGAGACCGTTAAAAAAGCTGGCGATGATATCGAACAGCGCTTCCAGTTCAACACCGCCATCTCAGCAGTTATGGAACTGGTTAACGAACTCTACCTCGCTAAAGACGCACTGAAAGGCGACGAAAAAGGCCGTAAAGTTCTTTCTTCTGCGATCAGCACCGTTATCAACCTTATGTCCCCGTTCACTCCGCACCTTTGTGAAGAAATCTGGGAACAGCTTGGACACAAGGAACGTCTCGTGCACGCTCTCTGGCCAACCTACAGCGAAGAAGCAATGGTTAAAGACGTGCTCACAGTTGTAGTACAGGTAAATGGTAAAGTTCGTGCTCGTCTCGAAGTACCTGCATCCGCAGGTAAGGACGAAGTAGAAGAACTCGCTAAAAATGATGTTAACGTTCAAAAACACGTTGAAGGAAAAACTATCCGCAAAGTGATCGTTATTCCTGGCAAGCTTGTTAATATCGTAGCAAACTAG
- the glyA gene encoding serine hydroxymethyltransferase produces MDEVFIQDPEVGRSIFQEIDRQTGGLELIASENFVSTAVRQAQGSVLTHKYAEGYPGKRYYGGCEYVDVTETIAIERAKEIFGAEYVNVQPHSGSQANMAAYYAIANAGDTVLGMDLSHGGHLTHGSPVNFSGKFFDVKAYGVNRETGRIDYDNVLELAKEHKPAVIIAGASAYPREIDFAKFRAIADEVGAKLFVDMAHIAGLVAAGLHNSPIPHAHVTTTTTHKTLRGPRGGMILSTEDMGKKLNSQIFPGIQGGPLMHVIAAKAVAFGEALRPEYKVYQKQVVANAATLGQSLLDEGFDLVSGGTDNHLLLIDLTNKDITGKDAQLALDKAGITTNKNTVPFETRSPFVTSGIRIGTPALTSRGMKEADMQRVGAWMVDALKHIDDDAYLAEIHKQVTAFTRQFPLFAW; encoded by the coding sequence ATGGATGAAGTCTTTATCCAAGATCCCGAAGTAGGCCGTTCCATTTTTCAAGAGATCGATCGTCAGACCGGTGGTCTTGAATTAATCGCATCAGAAAACTTTGTATCAACAGCAGTACGCCAGGCTCAGGGTTCCGTACTTACTCATAAGTACGCTGAAGGCTACCCGGGCAAACGTTACTATGGTGGTTGTGAGTACGTAGACGTAACCGAAACCATCGCTATTGAACGTGCAAAAGAAATCTTTGGTGCAGAATATGTTAACGTGCAGCCGCATTCCGGCAGCCAGGCTAACATGGCAGCTTACTATGCCATCGCCAACGCAGGCGATACTGTACTCGGTATGGATCTCTCTCACGGGGGACATCTTACCCACGGCAGTCCTGTCAACTTCTCCGGTAAGTTCTTTGACGTTAAAGCTTACGGTGTAAATCGTGAAACTGGTCGTATTGATTACGATAACGTTCTCGAGCTTGCAAAAGAACACAAACCAGCGGTAATCATCGCCGGTGCGAGTGCATACCCTAGAGAGATTGATTTCGCTAAGTTCCGTGCGATTGCAGATGAAGTAGGTGCTAAACTTTTTGTGGATATGGCTCACATTGCAGGCTTAGTTGCAGCTGGCTTGCATAACTCTCCAATTCCACATGCGCACGTAACTACTACTACCACCCACAAAACCCTGCGTGGTCCACGCGGCGGTATGATCCTTTCCACTGAAGATATGGGCAAGAAATTGAACAGCCAGATCTTCCCTGGAATTCAGGGTGGCCCACTCATGCACGTTATTGCTGCTAAAGCTGTTGCTTTTGGCGAAGCATTACGTCCTGAGTACAAGGTTTATCAGAAGCAGGTTGTTGCTAACGCTGCAACTCTTGGTCAGTCTCTTCTTGATGAAGGTTTTGATCTGGTTTCCGGCGGTACAGACAACCACCTCCTTCTCATCGACCTCACCAACAAAGACATTACCGGTAAAGATGCGCAGCTTGCTCTTGATAAAGCTGGCATTACTACCAACAAAAACACTGTTCCTTTTGAAACCCGCAGCCCGTTCGTAACTTCCGGTATCCGTATTGGTACACCGGCGCTTACCAGCCGCGGTATGAAAGAAGCAGACATGCAGCGAGTAGGTGCATGGATGGTTGATGCGCTTAAGCACATCGACGACGATGCATACCTTGCTGAGATTCATAAGCAGGTTACGGCGTTTACGCGTCAATTCCCGCTTTTTGCTTGGTAA
- the ribE gene encoding 6,7-dimethyl-8-ribityllumazine synthase translates to MHHIKTIEGQFDAKGLKIAIIATRFNDFVVDRLVGGAVDYLARNGGSREDMTIVKLPGAFEMPIAAKKLAASGKYDGIVALGAVIRGATPHFDFVCNECAKGLAQVSLDSDTPVGFGLLTCDSLEQAIERAGSKGGNKGVEAASAMLETYRVLEQL, encoded by the coding sequence ATGCATCATATCAAAACTATCGAAGGTCAGTTCGACGCTAAAGGTCTTAAAATTGCAATCATTGCAACACGTTTCAACGATTTCGTTGTTGATCGTCTTGTCGGTGGCGCAGTAGATTACTTAGCTCGCAACGGCGGTAGCCGCGAAGACATGACTATTGTTAAACTTCCTGGCGCATTTGAAATGCCAATCGCTGCTAAAAAACTGGCTGCTAGTGGTAAATATGACGGCATCGTAGCACTTGGCGCGGTTATTCGCGGCGCTACTCCTCACTTTGATTTTGTATGTAATGAATGTGCGAAGGGTCTTGCTCAAGTTAGCCTTGATTCCGACACTCCTGTTGGTTTCGGCCTGCTCACTTGTGATTCCCTCGAACAAGCAATCGAACGCGCTGGCTCCAAAGGCGGCAACAAAGGCGTTGAAGCCGCATCCGCCATGCTTGAAACATACCGTGTTCTGGAGCAATTGTAA
- a CDS encoding riboflavin synthase, which translates to MFTGIILGQGEIRSIQNMGKETRLTIKPRCTLTDFVLGESIATNGVCLTVEDFGADWFTVYASAETMGLTNLGKLKTGSNVNLERALAMGDRLGGHIVSGHVDCIGTVDSVRPAGLSKIYRISFPQEFDTQVIPKGSVTLDGISLTVNACGNSFLEVNIIPETQKITTIAQWKSGYSVNIETDVIGKYVQRMLGAWQPNATQEKSAPSSITEEFLRKNGF; encoded by the coding sequence ATGTTCACAGGAATCATTCTTGGACAGGGCGAAATCCGTTCTATTCAGAATATGGGCAAGGAAACTCGCCTTACAATCAAGCCACGCTGCACATTAACCGACTTTGTACTCGGTGAATCTATAGCGACAAACGGCGTGTGTCTGACCGTTGAAGATTTCGGTGCGGACTGGTTCACTGTTTATGCATCCGCAGAAACAATGGGGCTTACCAACCTTGGTAAACTCAAAACCGGTAGCAATGTTAACCTTGAACGCGCTCTTGCAATGGGGGATCGCCTTGGCGGTCACATCGTAAGTGGACACGTTGACTGTATCGGCACTGTGGATTCGGTTCGTCCGGCAGGACTTTCCAAAATCTACAGAATTTCTTTCCCGCAGGAGTTTGATACACAGGTTATCCCTAAAGGTTCAGTGACTCTGGACGGGATTAGCCTCACAGTTAATGCTTGTGGAAACAGTTTTCTGGAAGTAAACATAATCCCTGAAACTCAGAAAATTACCACAATAGCCCAGTGGAAATCGGGTTACAGTGTTAATATAGAGACGGACGTTATTGGAAAATACGTTCAGCGTATGCTTGGTGCATGGCAGCCCAATGCAACGCAGGAGAAATCTGCTCCCAGCTCTATTACTGAAGAGTTTCTCAGAAAGAATGGATTCTAA
- the nusB gene encoding transcription antitermination factor NusB, giving the protein MNQKKTPRKLARSQAFQFLYGLNFSPAMTIESLQEAYMISPDNADKPDAQCQPEGFTWELIEGVWSNYRALDEVVAQFSRHWKVERIGKIEITLLRLAIFEMLYREDIPPKVAINEAIELAKQFGDDRSRPFVNGLLDAAAKALDDGTLELKY; this is encoded by the coding sequence ATAAACCAAAAAAAAACACCTCGCAAGTTGGCTCGTTCACAGGCATTTCAGTTTCTGTACGGCTTGAATTTTTCTCCTGCTATGACCATCGAGTCCTTGCAGGAAGCGTACATGATCTCGCCTGACAATGCCGACAAGCCAGATGCTCAGTGTCAGCCGGAAGGCTTCACTTGGGAGCTTATCGAAGGCGTGTGGAGTAACTACCGCGCTCTCGACGAAGTGGTCGCTCAGTTCTCCCGCCACTGGAAAGTGGAACGTATCGGTAAAATTGAAATCACCCTGCTCCGCCTTGCAATTTTTGAAATGCTCTACCGCGAAGACATTCCACCTAAAGTTGCAATCAACGAAGCTATCGAACTTGCAAAACAGTTTGGTGACGACCGTTCCCGTCCTTTTGTTAACGGTCTCCTAGACGCTGCTGCAAAAGCTCTGGATGATGGCACACTGGAACTTAAGTACTAA